The following is a genomic window from Sedimenticola thiotaurini.
ACAACTCGTACTCCTGTAACTTGCGCTTTAAAAAAAGAGTGGTCAGGGCGGTTTTTTCCGCGATACCACTTGGCGTGAGCAGATAAACATATCCCATTTTGTTGTTACTATTCTGGAAATTATGAATTTTAACGAGCCCCTTCTCTATCAATGCACGCATGCAGTAGTTGACTCCGCCCAGACTAATTCCTAACGCTTCTGCAATCTCACGCTGTGTCATATCTGGACGCTCTTCGAGAAGCCTCAATACCCGGAACCGAGTATCTTCTTGCATGGAGGAAGTACGACTTGCCATTGATTTATACAGGACAGTTTAAAGTTTGTTTCTGGCAGGCTACCGCACGGATTTGCACATTCTGCAAATCCGGAATACCGAAACAGATTGGATGGCCAGCAGGATTCAAGATCTGTTCAACCATGAACATAATAGCCGATTCCACAGCCTAGCGGCACCCCTGGAAGGTGATATTTCATACCCATCCACCCCTAATTATAAGTTATTCCGATATCAAACCCTCCACAAATAAGGGTATTCAGTGCTAGTTTTAGCTTTAACTTATTGAACAAGCGTTAATTTGTAGTCAAAATACGCTTACATAGACCCCGTTATCTCACACAAGGTAACCCAGATGAGTAACCAGACAGCCTGGCACCTGATATACACAAAACCCCGTCAGGAAAGGACTGCTCGTGAACAGCTGGAAAGGCAGGGTTACACAACCTACTTGCCGGAAATCAGGCAATCGAGCCAGAGCCACAAGCCGATTGCCCCACTCTTTCCTCGCTACCTGTTCATTCGCCTGACCGCCGGTCGGGACGACTGGACACCGATTCGATCCACCCGGGGCGTAAGCTCCCTGGTTCGTGTGGGTATGAAACCGGCCACAATCCCCGACCAGTTGATCAGCGCCATCCGGAAGAGAGCCGATGCGGACGGATTCCACCGATTAGGGAACGATACGCTCAAGATGGGCGATCGGGTAAGGCTGGTGAGTGGTCCATTTGCTGATTATGAGGCCATATTCAGCGAGAAGCGGGCTGAGAACCGAGCGATTATCCTGCTGAATTTAATCGGCAAGCAGAACCGTATCGAGGTATCGGCCCACAACATCGCACTGTTTTAAAAGCCCTCAGAACCAGATACTCAGCCCTCCAGATAAACCGGGGTATGGTTGCGTCTGCTCGACGATGTCCAATCAGGGTCACCCCCCGATGCCACCCAACCGACAGGCCCGGAAAAACCAGTGCACCCAGCACTTGTTTTCGGTTATCATGCGCCCTGCGTTACTTCCAATACTCCCTTTTTAAACAGTCACTTAAAAATACCCTGGTGCGGCAACCGATCAGATGA
Proteins encoded in this region:
- the rfaH gene encoding transcription/translation regulatory transformer protein RfaH is translated as MSNQTAWHLIYTKPRQERTAREQLERQGYTTYLPEIRQSSQSHKPIAPLFPRYLFIRLTAGRDDWTPIRSTRGVSSLVRVGMKPATIPDQLISAIRKRADADGFHRLGNDTLKMGDRVRLVSGPFADYEAIFSEKRAENRAIILLNLIGKQNRIEVSAHNIALF
- a CDS encoding MarR family EPS-associated transcriptional regulator translates to MASRTSSMQEDTRFRVLRLLEERPDMTQREIAEALGISLGGVNYCMRALIEKGLVKIHNFQNSNNKMGYVYLLTPSGIAEKTALTTLFLKRKLQEYELLKREIEALKKDVEQMGLNKRGGQR